In Formosa haliotis, the sequence TATAAATCGGTTGTTTTATGAAACAAGTCACTGCTTAAAGTACCTTTTGTAGCTAGAATTCCAACAGCTTTTGTTTTGCTATTTAAAGACGCTGGCTTTATTGCTGGCTCTATACCTATAAAAGGAATGCTATAGGTTTCTCTTAATACTTTAATAGCATTGGTAGTGGCTGTATTGCACGCTACAACAATAAGCTTACAGTTTTTGTTTAAGAGGTACTCTGTGTTTTTTATGCTTAATTTTAAAATGTCTTCGGCCGATTTATTGCCATAAGGTGCATTTGCACTATCGGCGAGATAAATGGTGTTTTCAAAAGGGAGTAGAGCCTCTATTTCTTTGTAAACAGAAGTGCCACCAACGCCAGAATCGAATATGCCTATAGCTTGTGTGTTCATGGGTTCAAAAATAAAAAAAGCCGCTTAAAAAGCAGCTTTTTTTGTATTCTTAAAGGTTTAAATTAGAAACCTAATTCTTTTTTAACATCGTTTAAAAGATCTTTCCCATCGGCCATAATAACACCACCACCTTGAGAAGCATCTAATACATAGTCAAAACCTTGAGCTCTTGCAACTTTTAAAATAGCAGCTTTTGCTTTTTCAGTAATAGGCTTTAATAAGTCTATTTCTTTTTGTTGCATGTCTTTTTGTGCTTGTTGTTGGTATTGACGGATGTTTTGCTCCATGGTTTGAACTTCTTGCACACGCTTAGCATTCTCTTCTTGAGTTTTTGTAGAAGATTCAGCGTCGTATTGCTTTACTTTAGTATCAAGTTCTGTTGCCATATTTTTAATGTCAGCCTCATACGTCTTCCCTAATTTTTCCATTTGCCCTTGAGCAGCCTTCATTTCTGGCATAGAAGAAACTAATTCTTGAGTATTAATATGAGCAACTTTACTTTGT encodes:
- the murI gene encoding glutamate racemase; translated protein: MNTQAIGIFDSGVGGTSVYKEIEALLPFENTIYLADSANAPYGNKSAEDILKLSIKNTEYLLNKNCKLIVVACNTATTNAIKVLRETYSIPFIGIEPAIKPASLNSKTKAVGILATKGTLSSDLFHKTTDLYRNDVEVIEQVGEGIVQLIEAGETLSDTMRTLLKPYLKPMLDANIDYLVLGCTHYPYLLPLLLELLPKHVKIIDSGEAVARQTKAILEQQNLLNTSTKLGHHEFFTNGSTKVMQALLNEKHTVKFLNF
- a CDS encoding OmpH family outer membrane protein — its product is MKQIKTLLIATALFIGASSFVQAQSKVAHINTQELVSSMPEMKAAQGQMEKLGKTYEADIKNMATELDTKVKQYDAESSTKTQEENAKRVQEVQTMEQNIRQYQQQAQKDMQQKEIDLLKPITEKAKAAILKVARAQGFDYVLDASQGGGVIMADGKDLLNDVKKELGF